A single window of Mycolicibacterium madagascariense DNA harbors:
- the prcB gene encoding proteasome subunit beta, protein MTWPPNDRLSPSPQFHGALGALSGSMDMSSFSELLRRQAPHLLPAGGPEGEPMVSNALPHGTTIVAIKFPGGVLIAGDRRSTQGNMIAGRDVQKIHVTDDYTATGIAGTAAIAVEFARLYAVELEHYEKLEGVPLTFAGKVNRLAIMVRGNLGAALQGFVALPLLVGYDLDDPNADGAGRIVSFDAAGGWNVEQEGYQSVGSGSIFAKSSIKKLYSRVTDAETALSVAVEALYDAADDDSATGGPDLVRGIYPTAVAIQAEGAEEIAEERIAGLAREVVERRTRDRSFGIDDGTVDL, encoded by the coding sequence GTGACCTGGCCGCCTAACGATCGGCTGTCACCTTCCCCTCAGTTTCACGGAGCTCTCGGAGCGCTGTCCGGCTCGATGGACATGTCGTCCTTCTCGGAGTTGTTGCGCAGGCAGGCTCCGCACCTGCTGCCCGCCGGTGGCCCCGAGGGTGAGCCGATGGTGAGCAACGCGCTGCCCCACGGCACGACGATCGTGGCCATCAAGTTCCCCGGCGGCGTGCTGATCGCGGGTGATCGCAGGTCCACCCAGGGCAACATGATCGCGGGTCGCGACGTGCAGAAGATCCACGTGACCGACGACTACACCGCGACGGGCATCGCGGGCACCGCGGCCATCGCCGTCGAGTTCGCCCGTCTCTACGCCGTCGAGCTGGAGCACTACGAGAAGCTCGAGGGTGTTCCACTGACGTTCGCGGGCAAGGTGAACCGCTTGGCCATCATGGTGCGCGGCAACCTCGGTGCGGCGTTGCAGGGCTTCGTCGCCCTGCCGCTGCTGGTGGGCTACGACCTCGACGACCCGAACGCCGACGGCGCGGGCCGCATCGTGTCGTTCGACGCGGCCGGCGGCTGGAACGTCGAGCAGGAGGGTTACCAGTCGGTGGGGTCGGGATCGATCTTCGCCAAGTCGTCGATCAAGAAGCTCTACTCGCGGGTGACCGACGCCGAGACGGCGCTGTCGGTGGCCGTCGAGGCGCTCTACGACGCCGCGGACGACGATTCGGCGACCGGCGGTCCCGACCTCGTCCGCGGGATCTACCCGACGGCGGTGGCCATCCAGGCCGAGGGGGCCGAGGAGATCGCCGAGGAGCGCATCGCCGGGCTGGCCCGCGAGGTCGTCGAAAGGCGCACGCGCGACCGGTCGTTCGGCATCGACGACGGGACGGTCGACCTGTGA
- a CDS encoding ubiquitin-like protein Pup, whose protein sequence is MAQEQTKRGGGGGDDDDSTGSTAAGQERREKLTDETDDLLDEIDDVLEENAEDFVRAYVQKGGQ, encoded by the coding sequence ATGGCCCAGGAGCAGACCAAGCGTGGTGGTGGCGGCGGCGATGACGACGACTCCACCGGCAGCACTGCCGCTGGCCAGGAACGTCGCGAGAAGCTCACCGACGAGACCGACGATCTGCTCGACGAGATCGACGACGTGCTCGAGGAGAACGCCGAGGACTTCGTGCGGGCATACGTCCAAAAGGGCGGACAGTGA
- the dop gene encoding depupylase/deamidase Dop yields the protein MQRIIGTEVEYGISSPSDPTANPILTSTQAVLAYAAAAGIQRAKRTRWDYEVESPLRDARGFDLSRATGPPPIVDADEVGAANMILTNGARLYVDHAHPEYSAPEVTDPLDAVIWDKAGERVMEAAARHVASVPGAAKLQLYKNNVDGKGASYGSHENYLMSRQTPFSAVISGLTPFLVSRQVVTGSGRVGIGPAGDEPGFQLTQRADYIEVEVGLETTLKRGIINTRDEPHADADKYRRLHVIIGDANLAETSTYLKVGCTSLVLDLIEEGPAHGLDLSDLALARPVHAVHVVSRDPSLRATIALADGRELTALALQRIYLDRVAKLVDSRDPDPAAARVVETWANVLDLLERDPMECAEILDWPAKLRLLEGFRQRENLGWSAPRLHLVDLQYSDVRLDKGLYNRLVARGSMRRLVTEQQVIDAVDNPPTDTRAYFRGECLRRFGADIAAASWDSVIFDLGGDSLVRIPTLEPLRGSKAHVGALLESVDSAAELVEQLTT from the coding sequence ATGCAACGGATCATCGGTACCGAGGTCGAGTACGGCATCTCTTCGCCGTCCGACCCGACCGCCAATCCGATCTTGACCTCGACGCAGGCGGTGCTGGCGTACGCGGCGGCCGCGGGAATTCAACGGGCCAAGCGGACGCGTTGGGATTACGAGGTCGAGTCACCCCTGCGCGACGCGCGCGGCTTCGACCTCAGCCGGGCCACCGGCCCGCCGCCGATCGTCGACGCCGACGAGGTCGGTGCGGCGAACATGATCCTGACCAACGGCGCGAGGCTCTACGTCGATCACGCCCACCCGGAGTACTCCGCCCCCGAGGTGACCGATCCGCTGGACGCGGTCATCTGGGACAAGGCGGGGGAGCGCGTCATGGAGGCCGCGGCCCGCCACGTGGCGAGCGTGCCGGGGGCGGCCAAGCTCCAGCTCTACAAGAACAACGTCGACGGCAAGGGCGCCTCGTACGGCTCGCACGAGAACTACCTCATGAGCCGTCAGACCCCGTTCTCGGCGGTCATCAGCGGGCTGACGCCGTTCCTGGTGTCGCGGCAGGTGGTCACCGGCTCCGGGCGGGTGGGCATCGGTCCCGCCGGCGACGAGCCGGGTTTCCAGCTCACGCAGCGCGCCGACTACATCGAGGTCGAGGTCGGCCTGGAGACCACGCTCAAGCGCGGCATCATCAACACCCGCGACGAACCGCACGCCGACGCCGACAAGTACCGCCGTCTGCACGTCATCATCGGCGACGCGAACCTCGCCGAGACGTCCACCTACCTCAAGGTGGGCTGCACGTCGCTGGTGCTCGACCTCATCGAGGAGGGCCCGGCGCACGGGTTGGACCTCAGCGACCTGGCGTTGGCGCGCCCCGTGCACGCCGTGCACGTCGTGAGCCGCGACCCGTCGTTGCGCGCGACCATCGCGCTGGCCGACGGGCGCGAGCTGACCGCGCTCGCCCTGCAGCGCATCTATCTCGACCGGGTGGCCAAGCTCGTCGACTCGCGCGATCCCGACCCGGCCGCGGCCCGCGTCGTCGAGACGTGGGCGAACGTCCTCGACCTGCTCGAGCGCGATCCGATGGAGTGTGCCGAGATCCTGGACTGGCCGGCGAAGCTGCGTCTGCTGGAGGGCTTCCGGCAACGGGAGAACCTCGGCTGGTCCGCCCCCCGGTTGCACCTGGTGGACCTGCAGTACTCCGACGTGCGGCTCGACAAGGGGCTCTACAACCGGTTGGTGGCGCGCGGGTCGATGCGGCGCCTCGTCACCGAGCAGCAGGTCATCGACGCCGTCGACAATCCGCCCACCGACACCCGCGCCTACTTCCGCGGTGAGTGCCTGCGCCGGTTCGGCGCGGACATCGCCGCGGCCAGCTGGGACTCGGTGATCTTCGACCTCGGCGGCGACTCGCTGGTCCGCATCCCGACGCTGGAGCCGCTGCGCGGCAGCAAGGCTCACGTGGGGGCATTGCTGGAATCGGTGGACAGCGCGGCCGAACTCGTCGAGCAGCTCACGACCTGA
- the arc gene encoding proteasome ATPase, with product MSERQPMSGEDAAELEQLRREAAMLREQLEQAVGPNSGLRSARDVHQLETRIDSLAARNAKLMDTLKEARQQLLALREEVDRLGQPPSGYGVLLATHEDDTVDVFTSGRKMRLTCSPNIEVKDLKQGQTVRLNEALTVVEAGAYEAVGEISTLREILADGHRALVVGHADEERIVWLAEPLVAAEFLPDEADADGNDDDWKPRKLRPGDSLLVDTKAGYAFERIPKAEVEDLVLEEVPDVSYHDIGGLTRQIEQIRDAVELPFLHKDLYREYSLRPPKGVLLYGPPGCGKTLIAKAVANSLAKKMAEVRGEDAREAKSYFLNIKGPELLNKFVGETERHIRLIFQRAREKASEGTPVIVFFDEMDSIFRTRGTGVSSDVETTVVPQLLSEIDGVEGLENVIVIGASNREDMIDPAILRPGRLDVKIKIERPDAESAMDIFSKYLTVDLPVHADDLDEFSGDRAITIKTMIEKVVDRMYAEIDDNRFLEVTYANGDKEVMYFKDFNSGAMIQNVVDRAKKYAIKSVLESGQRGLRIQHLLDSIVDEFAENEDLPNTTNPDDWARISGKKGERIVYIRTLVTGKSSSASRAIDTESNLGQYL from the coding sequence ATGAGTGAACGACAGCCCATGTCCGGCGAGGATGCCGCCGAATTGGAGCAGCTTCGGCGCGAAGCCGCCATGCTGCGAGAGCAACTCGAGCAAGCGGTGGGTCCGAACAGCGGCCTGCGCAGCGCTCGGGACGTACACCAGCTCGAGACGCGCATCGATTCCCTGGCCGCGCGCAACGCCAAGCTGATGGACACCCTCAAGGAGGCCCGTCAGCAGTTGCTGGCGCTGCGTGAGGAAGTGGACCGGCTCGGGCAACCGCCCAGCGGTTACGGGGTGCTGCTGGCGACCCACGAGGACGACACGGTCGACGTGTTCACCTCCGGACGCAAGATGCGGCTGACGTGCTCGCCGAACATCGAGGTCAAGGATCTCAAGCAGGGCCAGACGGTCCGGCTCAACGAGGCGTTGACGGTCGTCGAGGCGGGCGCCTACGAGGCCGTCGGCGAGATCAGCACGCTGCGCGAGATCCTGGCCGACGGACACCGGGCGCTCGTCGTCGGGCACGCCGACGAGGAACGCATCGTGTGGCTGGCCGAACCTCTGGTGGCCGCGGAGTTCCTGCCCGACGAGGCGGACGCCGACGGCAACGACGACGACTGGAAGCCGCGCAAGCTCCGTCCCGGAGACTCGCTGCTGGTCGACACCAAGGCCGGCTATGCGTTCGAGCGCATCCCAAAGGCCGAGGTCGAGGATCTCGTCCTGGAGGAGGTGCCCGACGTCAGCTACCACGACATCGGTGGCCTGACCCGCCAGATCGAGCAGATCCGCGATGCCGTCGAGCTGCCGTTCCTGCACAAGGACCTCTACCGCGAGTACTCGCTGCGGCCACCGAAGGGCGTGTTGCTCTACGGCCCGCCCGGGTGCGGCAAGACACTCATCGCCAAGGCCGTCGCGAATTCGCTGGCGAAGAAGATGGCCGAGGTGCGCGGCGAGGACGCCCGCGAGGCGAAGTCCTACTTCCTCAACATCAAGGGCCCCGAGCTGCTCAACAAGTTCGTCGGCGAGACCGAGCGGCACATCCGCCTGATCTTCCAGCGGGCCAGGGAGAAGGCATCGGAGGGCACGCCCGTCATCGTGTTCTTCGACGAGATGGACTCGATCTTCCGCACCCGTGGCACCGGCGTCAGCTCCGACGTCGAGACCACGGTGGTCCCGCAGCTGCTGTCGGAGATCGACGGCGTCGAGGGCCTGGAGAACGTCATCGTGATCGGCGCCTCCAACCGCGAGGACATGATCGACCCGGCGATCCTGCGGCCCGGCCGCCTCGACGTGAAGATCAAGATCGAGCGGCCCGACGCCGAGTCGGCGATGGACATCTTCTCGAAGTACCTGACCGTGGACCTGCCGGTGCACGCCGACGACCTCGACGAGTTCTCCGGTGACCGGGCCATCACGATCAAGACGATGATCGAGAAGGTCGTCGACCGGATGTACGCCGAGATCGACGACAACCGGTTCCTCGAGGTCACCTATGCCAACGGTGACAAGGAGGTCATGTACTTCAAGGACTTCAACTCGGGCGCGATGATCCAGAACGTCGTCGACCGTGCCAAGAAGTACGCGATCAAGTCGGTGCTGGAGAGCGGTCAGCGCGGGTTGCGCATTCAGCACCTGCTCGACTCGATCGTCGACGAGTTCGCCGAGAACGAGGATCTGCCCAACACGACCAATCCGGACGACTGGGCCAGGATCTCGGGCAAGAAGGGCGAGCGGATCGTCTACATCCGCACGCTCGTCACGGGCAAGAGCTCGTCGGCGAGCAGGGCCATCGACACCGAATCCAACCTGGGTCAGTACCTGTAG
- a CDS encoding tRNA (adenine-N1)-methyltransferase has protein sequence MKRTGPFEVGDRVQLTDAKGRHYTMVLAPGGEFHTHRGAITHDSVLGQPEGSVVKSTNGDPFLVLRPLLIDYVLSMPRGAQVIYPKDAAQIVHEGDVFPGARVLEAGAGSGALTCSLLRAVGPGGTVVSYEVREDHAVHAERNVTTFFGEKPPNWDLRIADLVTYDGPEVDRAVLDMLAPWEVLEAVAGALVSGGVLMVYVATVTQLSRVVEAMREQLCWTEPRAWESLQRGWDVVGLAVRPQHSMRGHTAFLVCARKLAPGTVTPTPYRRKRPTV, from the coding sequence GTGAAACGCACCGGGCCGTTCGAGGTCGGCGATCGCGTCCAGCTGACGGACGCGAAGGGCCGGCACTACACGATGGTGCTCGCGCCCGGCGGCGAGTTCCACACCCACCGCGGCGCGATCACTCACGACTCGGTGCTCGGCCAGCCCGAGGGCTCGGTGGTCAAGTCCACCAACGGCGACCCGTTCCTGGTGCTGCGGCCGCTGCTCATCGACTACGTCCTGTCGATGCCGCGCGGTGCGCAGGTCATCTATCCCAAGGACGCGGCTCAGATCGTGCACGAGGGTGACGTCTTCCCCGGGGCCCGCGTGCTGGAGGCGGGCGCCGGGTCGGGCGCGCTGACGTGCTCGCTGCTGCGCGCCGTCGGGCCCGGGGGCACCGTCGTGTCCTACGAGGTGCGCGAGGACCACGCCGTTCATGCCGAGCGCAACGTCACCACGTTCTTCGGCGAGAAGCCGCCCAACTGGGACCTGCGGATCGCGGACCTCGTCACCTACGACGGACCCGAGGTGGACCGCGCGGTGCTCGACATGCTGGCGCCGTGGGAGGTGCTGGAGGCGGTGGCCGGAGCCCTGGTGTCCGGGGGAGTGCTGATGGTCTACGTCGCGACCGTCACGCAATTGTCACGGGTCGTGGAAGCGATGCGCGAGCAACTTTGCTGGACCGAACCGCGGGCGTGGGAGTCGCTGCAGCGCGGCTGGGACGTCGTCGGGCTGGCGGTGCGGCCGCAGCACTCGATGCGCGGGCACACCGCATTCCTGGTGTGCGCTCGCAAACTGGCGCCCGGCACGGTCACGCCGACGCCGTACCGCCGCAAGCGGCCGACGGTCTAA
- a CDS encoding RecB family exonuclease, translating to MSDDAAAGVATAEPDRPVRRPALSPSRASDFKQCPLLYRLRAIDRLPEPSSPAQVRGSVVHGALERLYALPAVDRDPGTAMRLVEPAWAEVAASRPDVASELDPEVQARLLDEARSLLSGYYRLEDPTRFDPESCEQRVEVELSDGTLLRGFVDRIDVAATGELRVVDYKTGRAPDVARELAEAKALFQMKFYAVALLRSRGVLAARLRLLYLADGQVLDYTPDLDELLRFEKTLMAMWHAIRAAGVTGDFRPNPSRMCDWCAHHAHCPIFGGTPPPYPGWPTVGEPAEPAA from the coding sequence GTGAGTGACGACGCGGCGGCAGGGGTGGCCACGGCGGAGCCCGATCGGCCCGTCCGGCGTCCCGCGCTGTCGCCGTCGCGGGCCAGCGACTTCAAGCAGTGCCCACTGCTCTATCGGCTGCGGGCCATCGATCGGCTCCCCGAGCCGTCCTCGCCCGCGCAGGTGCGCGGGTCGGTCGTGCACGGCGCGCTGGAGCGGCTGTACGCGCTGCCCGCGGTCGACCGCGACCCCGGCACCGCCATGAGGTTGGTCGAGCCGGCGTGGGCGGAGGTCGCGGCGTCGCGTCCCGACGTCGCGAGCGAGCTGGATCCGGAGGTGCAGGCACGGCTCCTCGACGAAGCCCGCAGTCTGTTGTCGGGGTACTACCGCCTGGAGGACCCGACGCGCTTCGACCCCGAGAGCTGCGAGCAGCGGGTCGAGGTCGAGTTGTCCGACGGCACCCTGCTGCGCGGTTTCGTCGACCGCATCGACGTGGCCGCGACCGGAGAGTTGCGGGTGGTCGACTACAAGACGGGTCGGGCACCCGACGTCGCGCGCGAGCTCGCCGAGGCCAAGGCGCTGTTCCAGATGAAGTTCTACGCGGTGGCGCTGCTGCGCTCGCGCGGTGTGCTGGCCGCGCGGCTGCGCCTGCTGTACCTGGCCGACGGTCAGGTGCTCGACTACACCCCCGACCTCGACGAGCTCCTGCGCTTCGAGAAGACGCTGATGGCGATGTGGCACGCGATCCGTGCCGCGGGGGTCACCGGTGACTTTCGGCCCAACCCGTCGCGCATGTGCGACTGGTGCGCCCACCACGCCCACTGCCCGATCTTCGGTGGCACGCCGCCGCCCTATCCGGGCTGGCCGACCGTCGGCGAACCCGCGGAGCCCGCGGCGTGA
- a CDS encoding thioesterase family protein: protein MITSLYRRLGVDGEYQLFESTLGTASNWNAEIQHGSPPLALMTKVIEELAAPSGLRVGRLLLDILGAIPVAPVRVRAWVDRPGTRISLVVAEMSPLAEGSRGRPVARVSAWLLAPSDTSDVVTDRHPPLVEGEPMAVTHGWHGAPGYLETITWRNQATPPGEAAIAWMSPLVPLVDAEETTGLQRLAMVVDSANGVGAALDPSRFVFMNTDTAVHLHRLPRGEDFAVRARGSIGPDGIGATTAEIFDRDGFIGTSAQTLLVQRS, encoded by the coding sequence GTGATCACCAGTCTCTATCGCAGGCTCGGGGTCGACGGTGAGTATCAGCTCTTCGAGTCCACCCTGGGGACGGCGAGCAACTGGAACGCCGAGATCCAGCACGGGTCACCGCCGCTGGCGTTGATGACGAAGGTCATCGAGGAGCTGGCGGCGCCGTCCGGGTTGCGCGTCGGACGTCTGCTGCTCGACATCCTCGGCGCCATTCCGGTCGCACCGGTTCGGGTCAGGGCATGGGTGGACAGGCCGGGCACGCGCATCTCCCTCGTGGTCGCCGAGATGTCGCCCCTGGCCGAGGGCTCCCGCGGCCGTCCGGTGGCGCGGGTCAGCGCGTGGCTGCTCGCGCCGTCGGACACCAGCGACGTGGTGACCGACCGCCATCCCCCGCTCGTCGAGGGCGAGCCGATGGCCGTGACGCACGGCTGGCACGGTGCACCCGGATATCTGGAGACGATCACCTGGCGCAATCAGGCGACGCCGCCCGGTGAGGCCGCGATCGCGTGGATGAGTCCGCTGGTGCCACTGGTCGACGCCGAGGAGACCACCGGCCTGCAACGGCTGGCCATGGTGGTCGACTCCGCCAATGGCGTTGGGGCAGCACTGGATCCGAGCCGATTCGTGTTCATGAACACCGACACGGCCGTGCACCTGCACCGGTTGCCCCGGGGCGAGGACTTCGCGGTGCGGGCCCGCGGGTCGATCGGGCCCGACGGCATCGGCGCCACGACGGCGGAGATCTTCGATCGCGACGGCTTCATCGGCACGTCGGCGCAGACCCTGCTGGTGCAACGCAGCTAG
- a CDS encoding L,D-transpeptidase: protein MPDPSSIPLEHRLSFIARGRGAGAVGLTALLVTTAAIVASSAPDCGPGRCQNMAAGIAPRPSPPPPPSPTEPAKLVVTPAAGATDVSPTDAVRVSAVTGRIDAVSMVNDDGREIPGALAPDGTSWAPSIPLGYGRTYTVTLAGRGPGGMPTRQTSSFTTVDPTSQTQVYLNTVGYAPIQDGGTYGVGMIVVAHFDEPITDKAAAERHLRVTTEPRTLGSWYWTDDQTAHWRPQKYYAPGTRVDVSADVYGTKLGDGLYGEQDQRVGFTIGDSHVSVADDVTKQVTVYDNGQVVRTMPTSMGMGGTKTFGDRTLSFWTPPGVYSVIGKANPVVMDSSTFGLPVDSSLGYRETIPWATQISGDGIYLHQLNATIWAQGNTDTSHGCLNLSGDNAKWFYDFSIPGDIVEVRNTGGPPLRLDQNGDWTMPWEQWTKGSALHDE, encoded by the coding sequence GTGCCAGACCCCTCGTCTATTCCCTTGGAGCACCGTTTGTCGTTCATTGCCCGTGGCCGCGGTGCTGGCGCGGTGGGTCTGACCGCGCTGCTGGTCACCACCGCGGCGATCGTCGCGTCCAGCGCACCGGACTGCGGTCCCGGCCGCTGCCAAAACATGGCCGCGGGGATCGCGCCGAGGCCGTCCCCTCCGCCGCCGCCCTCGCCCACCGAGCCGGCGAAGCTCGTCGTCACGCCGGCCGCCGGCGCCACTGACGTGAGCCCGACCGACGCGGTCCGGGTCTCCGCCGTCACGGGGCGGATCGACGCCGTCTCGATGGTCAACGACGACGGCCGGGAGATCCCCGGCGCCCTGGCCCCCGACGGCACCTCCTGGGCGCCGAGCATCCCCCTCGGCTACGGCCGCACCTACACCGTCACGCTGGCCGGCCGCGGGCCCGGCGGGATGCCGACGCGGCAGACGTCCAGCTTCACCACCGTGGACCCCACCAGCCAGACCCAGGTCTACCTCAATACCGTCGGCTACGCGCCGATCCAGGACGGCGGCACCTACGGGGTCGGCATGATCGTCGTCGCCCACTTCGACGAGCCGATCACCGACAAGGCCGCCGCCGAACGACATCTGCGCGTCACCACCGAGCCGAGGACGCTCGGGTCCTGGTACTGGACCGACGACCAGACCGCGCACTGGCGCCCGCAGAAGTACTACGCACCGGGCACCCGGGTCGACGTCTCGGCCGACGTCTATGGCACCAAGTTGGGCGACGGCCTGTACGGCGAGCAGGACCAGCGGGTCGGCTTCACCATCGGCGACTCCCACGTCTCGGTCGCCGACGACGTCACCAAGCAGGTCACCGTCTACGACAACGGCCAGGTGGTCCGCACGATGCCCACGTCGATGGGCATGGGCGGCACCAAGACCTTCGGCGACCGGACGCTGTCCTTCTGGACCCCGCCCGGCGTCTACTCGGTGATCGGCAAGGCCAACCCCGTCGTCATGGACTCCTCGACGTTCGGCCTGCCCGTCGACAGCAGCCTCGGCTACCGCGAAACCATTCCCTGGGCCACCCAGATCAGCGGGGACGGCATCTATCTGCATCAGCTCAACGCCACGATATGGGCGCAGGGCAACACCGACACCAGCCACGGGTGCCTCAACCTGAGCGGCGACAACGCCAAGTGGTTCTACGACTTCTCGATACCGGGTGACATCGTCGAGGTCCGCAACACCGGTGGTCCGCCCCTGCGGCTGGACCAGAACGGCGACTGGACCATGCCGTGGGAGCAGTGGACGAAGGGCAGCGCCCTGCACGACGAGTGA